The following coding sequences lie in one Pempheris klunzingeri isolate RE-2024b chromosome 13, fPemKlu1.hap1, whole genome shotgun sequence genomic window:
- the LOC139211891 gene encoding semaphorin-4E-like — MVDMMRPPVVLCYFLLTVSEGLAASSKPRRSVSFQDVNLTQFREAGFGSLSSLMIREDIGQLVVGARGKVFALSLDAIANKTSEAKWTVSSADTALCQMKGKDTEECNNFIRVVHTMEDGRMLVCGTNAFSPACDYMNFTNGNLSLEGKKHVGRGKVPFDPYQPFVSLMDGNTLYSAASSNFLGTELLFQRHGLNPLKTEMKRSWFSEPTMISINLVEASKNSEGGEDDNMFLFFTESAVEECRNNVQVSRIARVCKSDLGGKRTLQRKWTSFLKARLDCPFGDAGSPSLVQDVFLLRDQNSWRDSVFYATFTSNSESEDTCSKSAVCTYKLSDISQVFSGRFLTESDTGSWDTYTGEEPFPQPGSCINNDLRAKGVTTSLDLPDKTVLFVKNHPLMEGVVTPVTGKPLLVRTGTRFSKIVVDQVTSLDGQRHQVMLIGTDSGWLQRAVRFDGEDGRIIEELQLFQTPQDVNFLQFSSKTGHLYSGSNDVVVQINVRDCSRYSSCDDCLLARDPYCGWDKITGQCATVVGALLESMIQSLSDGDIRMCPISELKKEPTVLVLTSGILQFLPCSPDTNLPVSWRFSGNILPPGPRHTALSWGLIIRPTRSDSGLYTCETVETVKGRMHWKTVTQYLVKVQDTYKHVRNLEVIVIILVVLASLMIFIMYNVLILLRAETHHVSIHYDASYRCRVGGVVHCDQAEEGHTGPNGGNDAATHSAAAGCDVIDITQ, encoded by the exons ATGGTG GACATGATGAGGCCTCCTGTGGTGCTCTGTTATTTCCTCCTCACGGTGAGCGAAGGCCTGGCAGCAAGCAGCAAACCCCGCAGGAGTGTTTCCTTCCAAG ATGTGAACTTGACACAGTTCAGAGAGGCTGGCTTTGGCAGTTTGAGCTCTTTGATGATAAGAGAGGACATCGGACAGCTCGTCGTCGGAGCCAGAGGGAAAGTGTTCGCCCTCAGCTTGGACGCCATCGCCAACAAGACCAGTGAG GCCAAATGGACGGTCAGCTCGGCAGACACAGCCCTCTGTCAAATGAAGGGCAAAGACACTGAG GAGTGCAATAACTTTATCCGGGTTGTACACACCATGGAGGACGGCAGGATGCTGGTGTGTGGGACAAATGCTTTCAGCCCGGCATGTGACTACATG AACTTCACGAATGGAAATCTCTCCCTGGAGGGAAAGAAGCACGTGGGCAGGGGGAAAGTTCCCTTTGACCCCTACCAGCCCTTTGTCTCCCTTATGGATG GAAACACGTTGTACTCGGCCGCTTCCTCCAACTTTCTGGGCACGGAGCTGCTGTTTCAGAGACATGGACTGAACCCTCTCAAGACCGAAATGAAACGCTCCTGGTTCAGTG AGCCCACCATGATTTCCATTAACCTTGTCGAGGCCAGTAAAAACAGTGAGGGCGGTGAAGACGACAACATGTTCTTGTTCTTCACTGAGAGTGCTGTGGAGGAATGTCGCAACAACGTCCAGGTGTCAAGGATCGCCCGTGTGTGTAAG AGCGACTTGGGGGGCAAAAGGACTCTGCAGAGAAAGTGGACTTCCTTTCTGAAGGCCCGTTTGGACTGTCCGTTTGGCGATGCAGGCTCACCATCTCTGGTCCAGGACGTCTTCCTTCTCCGGGATCAAAACAGCTGGAGGGATAGCGTCTTCTACGCCACGTTCACCTCCAACTC GGAGTCCGAAGATACTTGCAGCAAGTCTGCTGTCTGTACATACAAGctgtcagacatcagtcagGTGTTCAGCGGGAGGTTTTTGACTGAGAGTGATACTGGGAGCTGGGACACGTACACAGGAGAGGAGCCGTTCCCTCAGCCCGGTTCA TGCATAAACAATGACCTGCGAGCCAAAGGTGTGACGACCTCTCTTGACCTCCCGGACAAAACCGTGCTGTTTGTCAAGAACCACCCGCTGATGGAGGGGGTGGTTACACCAGTCACTGGAAAACCCCTGCTGGTCCGCACAGGGACACGATTTTCCAAAATTGTTGTGGAccaagtgacatcactggatggaCAACGGCATCAGGTTATGCTTATTGGCACAG ACTCCGGTTGGCTACAGAGGGCAGTGAGGTTTGATGGTGAGGACGGCCGCATCATTGAGGAGCTGCAGCTATTTCAAACGCCTCAGGATGTCAACTTTCTCCAGTTTTCctccaaaaca GGCCACCTGTACAGTGGCTCCAATGATGTCGTTGTTCAAATTAATGTGAGGGACTGCAGCCGCTACTCATCATGTGATGACTGCCTTCTTGCCAGAGACCCATACTGCGGCTGGGACAAGATCACAGGCCAATGTGCAACTGTTGTAGGAGCTTTACTGGAGTCAAT GATTCAGAGTTTGAGTGATGGAGACATCAGGATGTGCCCGATCTCCGAAT TGAAAAAGGAACCTACTGTCCTTGTCCTCACCTCGGGGATCCTCCAGTTCCTCCCATGTTCCCCTGACACAAACCTCCCGGTCAGCTGGCGCTTCTCCGGCAACATCCTCCCTCCCGGTCCCCGACACACTGCCCTCAGCTGGGGTCTCATCATCCGACCCACCCGTTCTGATTCTGGCCTGTACACCTGTGAGACAGTGGAAACAGTAAAGGGCAGAATGCACTGGAAGACTGTGACCCAGTACCTGGTCAAGGTTCAGGACACCtacaaacatgtcagaaatCTGGAGGTGATTGTGATCATCCTGGTTGTGCTCGCCAGCTTGATGATATTCATCATGTACAATGTTCTCATACTACTGAGGGCAGAAACGCATCACGTCAGCATTCACTATGACGCCTCGTATCGATGCAGGGTGGGAGGTGTGGTTCACTGTGACCAGGCAGAGGAAGGTCACACGGGGCCAAACGGTGGGAATGATGCTGCCAcgcacagtgctgctgctggctgcgACGTTATTGATATCACACAGTGA